CGGCGGTGAAGAGGCCCGTGCCGAGGAGGAACATCCGCTTGCGGCCGATGAGGTCACCGATGCGGCCCGCGAGGAGGAGGAGCGAGCCGAAGGCGATGAGGTAGGCGTTGACGACCCAGCTGAGGCCGACGGGGGTGAAGCCGAGGTCGCTCTGGATGGCCGGCATCGCGACGGTGACGATGCTGCCGTCGAGGATCGTCATGAGCATGCTGGTGGCGAGGACGCCGAGGGCGAGCCGGCGGGAGGTGTCGGTGCGGGTGCTGGCAGGCGCGGACATGAGCACTCTCCTGTTCGATGGAGGCAACAGGAGAGACGTTAGCAGATGGTTTTGTTGCAGACTATTTTTTACGGGAGTAATGCTCGGCGCGGGCGGGGCTCAGCCGCGCTGCCGCGCCCGGCGGGCCGTCCCGGGGCCCTCGACGGGGGTCTCCAGGTGGCCGGTGACCAGGCGGTTCAGTGCGCGCAGCAGGATGTGGCGCTCGTCGTCGGGGAGCGAGGCGAGGGCGTTCTCGTGGATCCCGTCGACGATCCGCTGGCTCTCCTGGGCGACCTTCGCGCCCTCCTCGGTGACGGCGATGATCCGCGCCCGCCGGTCGGTGCTGGACGGCCGCCGCTCGGCGAGCCCGGCCTTCTCCAGGGCGTCGACGGTCACCACCATCGTGGTCTTGTCCATGTCCCCGATCTCGGCGAGCTGCGCCTGCGTGCGCTCCCCCTCCTGGGCGTGGACGAGGACGCAGTGCATGCGGGGCGTGAGGCCGATCTCGCCGAGCTCCGCGGTCATGCGGGAGCGCAGGACGTGACTGGTGTGGTCGAGGAGGTAGGAGAGGTCGGGCTCGGTGCGGGTGGGCGCCATGGCAGTCATGCCTGCCAGGGTAACGAAAGTCGATCCGTCGCGGATCGTTTGGAAGTGGATGAGTGGCGGGGGTCGCCCTCTACGGGCCCGGCATCATGGGGGGCATGACGGCACTGCTGTTCCTGGACGTGGACGGGCCGCTGATCCCGTTCGGCGCGCGTGACGGGGCGGGCGACGGGACGCGCGGGGGCGCGGGCGCGGGCGGCGGCGCCCATCCGACGTATCCGCCCGCGCCGCCCGCCTCCGTGAGCCCGCTCCTCGCGCGACTCGACCCGGCGCACGGGGCGCGGCTCGCGGCGCTCCCGTACGAGCTGGTGTGGGCGACGACCTGGGAGGCGGACGCCAACGCCTGGGTCGCCCCGCGCCTCGGACTGCCCGAGCTGCCGCTCGTCGCCTGGACGGACGGGCCCGAGGTGCCCGGGCTCCACTGGAAGACGCCGGCCCTCGTGGCGTGGGCGGCGGGGCGGCCGTTCGTCTGGGTGGACGACGAGATCGGGGACGTCGACCGGGCGTGGGTCGCCGACCGCCATCGCGGACGGGCGCTCCTTCATCGGGTGGATCCGCGGTGCGGGCTCGGCGACGCCGACTACGCGGTGCTCGCCGCCTGGGCGGGGTGAGCGGGGCCGGGCGGTCCTACATGCCGGTCGCGCCGTCGATGCGTTCGCGGAGGAGGTCGGCGTGGCCGTTGTGGCGGGCGTACTCCTCGATCATGTGGACGAGGACCCACCGCAGGGAGACGGGTCCGCGCCAGTCGTCGTGACCCGAGACGTCGAGGTCGGGGGCCTCCGCCGTGAAGCGTTCGGCGAAGTCGACCGCCGCGTGCCAGGCCTCCCAGGCGGCCGCGACGGCCGCCGGGTCGGGGGCCGCCCCGTCGAAGTCCCCGTCCGGGTCGGCCGGGGACGAGAACAGTGGGGTCGCGTCGGCCTGGCCGGCGAGGATCCGGCGGAACCAGCGGCGTTCGACGTCGGCGAGGTGCCGCACCAGGCCGAGGAGGGAGAGTGTGGACGGCCCGGCGGAACGGCGGGCCATGGCCTCCGCGTCGCCCGCGAGGCCCGCGCACTTCAGCGCCAGGGTCGCGCGCTGGTCCGCCAGGAACCCGGCGAGCAGCTGCCGCTCGTCGCCGGTCGCGGGGCCCGTGAAGCGCCGCCGCCGCTCCGGCCGATCCGACTCGTCGAGGA
Above is a genomic segment from Streptomyces sp. NBC_00094 containing:
- a CDS encoding MarR family winged helix-turn-helix transcriptional regulator, which gives rise to MTAMAPTRTEPDLSYLLDHTSHVLRSRMTAELGEIGLTPRMHCVLVHAQEGERTQAQLAEIGDMDKTTMVVTVDALEKAGLAERRPSSTDRRARIIAVTEEGAKVAQESQRIVDGIHENALASLPDDERHILLRALNRLVTGHLETPVEGPGTARRARQRG
- a CDS encoding DUF664 domain-containing protein, with translation MAVEGTRSRLDVPYAEKDEAKRGGAGRDAVAPRRRADVLDESDRPERRRRFTGPATGDERQLLAGFLADQRATLALKCAGLAGDAEAMARRSAGPSTLSLLGLVRHLADVERRWFRRILAGQADATPLFSSPADPDGDFDGAAPDPAAVAAAWEAWHAAVDFAERFTAEAPDLDVSGHDDWRGPVSLRWVLVHMIEEYARHNGHADLLRERIDGATGM